The following nucleotide sequence is from Apium graveolens cultivar Ventura chromosome 4, ASM990537v1, whole genome shotgun sequence.
tgaaacatttatgtgctcatcttttctacagcttccttatattgactcacatttaaatccatggtggtaagagttggtacatgtatttttgatgaggatgactctccttgctccaagaccataaatgcataatttccaacttcctcatcttcatcattatcagaatcatcccaactctttccttctgcaatataggctttgatttgttatttcttcagaagagctttatactttgcttccagttcaagataaacTTTGTCTTtttttgctttcttgggttttctgcattctgtagcaaaatggcctagctcatcacagttatagcaccttatcattgatctgtcaacagatccagttttgtacccatttttgctatcagatgtgtacttcccttttcttttccagctactgtctttgttgaatgattatCCTTTACCCTTGAAAAATCTTGACTtttttactctaatattagagaactttcttgccgGATAGgacattgactgatctagctcatcaagttcatccagggtgtagaactcatcttctttcaattccagtatgacttgttcctgtgaatcattgtttctttgctcacttgttgaggcaactggagtttgggatcttggctcatcattagaggtctggatttcattgacaattagagcacttgaacaTTCTACAACATGCctttgaccagctcttaatgatttcctttgaataatttctaattcatatatatttttaagattccatatagaagttccagagttattctgctcaagtctctcccttctctgattgctgaaattttctgttccaaatgatcagggagtgtgagcaaaaacttcaagttcacttcttcagcttcataatatatatcatgcagctgcaagtcattaatcagattgttaaacctttcaaacacatcagtaatactttcctttagcttagccatgaaaccctcatactatgaaatcagtattcttctttgatttgacctaagTTCCTTTGTAtcttcacaaagtatttcaatcttctcccagctttgcttagcagtgtcacagttgataatgttattgtacattacattgttaggtgactctatcaagatcaactgcaagccactatctagagagactttttctttctcaggctcagtgtactctgaAGGGTCTTTAAGAGCATAATAAGCTGGATTGACCATGTATCCATCTgaagattcctcaactcttaccataggagtgaaaggctcattcttgagaatctgaatatatagTAAATTgaccatcctgataaacaacaacattttattcttccatagagtgtagttagtcttatcaaaagtagggattttgatgttactgattttctgtgtattcattcttccaagatcttgaatctatttacttttagatttagctctgataccacttgtttgataatgaattacacacagggggtgaatgtgtttttgtatttatctatttttcttgaagtgtttatggtgatgaacaaagtaaattaaaatcttgtagttaaatgtgttagtgctgaatttagacagataaaacagtgaacacaaatctttcaaaactcacttaattctttattaaaattaagaatgttttgctacaaaatttctaggctctttgttgataaagagtttaacttcttccttgagagaatacaagatttttctgatctaaattgttaccgctaacaaagcatccaatatttactttatagaacagtaaacactggtttttacaCAGCATGTAAATGCATGTACTAAACCATgtttttggataatcaaatctttctatttctggcttagtgtatcttagctaatcttgcacgcctgtgactttactttgccagttaatcttggcttTTGATCTTATACTCTTCAAACTTCTTTTGTAGAGTTGTCATTCCAACagattagattgtttgttgatcgATAATCTTGGATATGAACTGGtatgcactttgtactttgagttttacgTCGAGATCTCAtatttggtatatagagaacttgacatctcgataagtatattggtttatcgagatctctactcattatatatttgttttgacttatcgaagtctctgagttctctataagagaatttggcttgtcgagatctcttattttcatgtcttcacttttacttatcgataactctgagttcttctagtgacaaattggcttatcgataactctgagttctctagtgacaaattagcttatcgataactctgagttctagtgataaattggcttatcgataactcagagttctctagtgaggaaatgacttatcgatatctccattcttcatgtatttaaattggcttgtcgatatctctgagtttttagtagcttttcctgacttgtcgataagtcattctggagttctcgaatgacttctctataacacttaatctgtgacttgtagagatcttgacttagaatatttttcccaaaacatatttattcaacttcaagcttcttcataattcttctgaggtatgatattcttgatcttcttccagattgAATTATATCAGGCTTAacactgtttacagaaaaagattCTAGTCTACCCTTGAACATTTTTAgagacttaagtgatacaatacaaaatgcaaatttagattacaatacaacttatttaggattgtcaatttgacCTAATCTTATTATTGTACAGGTATGTTTTGCACAACTGATTGTAAAATAGCAAAATACTTAAAACATTAGTATTTTTTACAAATTCCgaaaattttaatcatttcaatttttttataattatttttaatgatttcAATTAATGTTATTGTCCATATTTTAAATTTCTTTATAAAAACCCGTGAACCTTCCCTTTGCggatattttataataatttttatgcAAAATAGATATTAATAATAATTACAAGtgaaattatattattttgatattttctATAAaagcatattattttaatataataatattgtTGTCGACAAAAGATTTTATATTTTTAAcaatattatattaaaaaagaAAACTCAATTACATGGAATTCAATAAATTTTATAAAGAAATGATATGTTAGTGCTATCGTCACAAACCCTGATCAGCTTTTTCTGAACGACACATGTTGTATTTTCTATAGTGACTCATCTAGGGACTTTTGGTATGGTtctgataaaaaaaataattgcCAAACAGTCTTAACGATCAAAAAGTAAGTCGTTCAGTAAATCATCTTCCATTCCCTTGTTAACAAATGAGATCTTAGCCTCAACTTTTTCTCTTGATTAGAATTTTTTCTCTTGATTAGAATTAGGTGTGTTAATAAAGTTATTTGTGCCAAATTTAATTCCCCGTCCATTTTATTAGCCTCGCTTGCTTGCGAAATTTTGTCCCCAAATTTAATAGTTTATTATCTTttctttatttaatttttatttaataattactcTCGTATTTCAGACAAAAAAATGGTTCTCATATTTTCAAATCTATTTATCGtacattttattattttttgtatGCATGCACTAAAAAGGAATAATGTTGGAATAAAATTACCTTTTAGATGTTGTATAACATTTTCAGCTACTCAAATGAGGGTTGAAAATGTTATGCAACATTAATTgcaaaatatttaataatttattacgATAAATTAAATGAATAAGTTCATAATATTGCAGGTGAAAGTAAATCCGCTCTTCTTTTTAAAAGGTGATATTAACCTTGCTTGCGAAAATTTGTCCCCAAATTTAATAGTTTATTCTCTCTTTTTTTTAATAGCTACTCTCATGTTTCTGACAAAAAAAAAAGCTGATTCTCATATTTTTAAATCTGTTATCTTACTATTTTTTGTATGCATACATTAAAAATGTACAATgttggaataaaattatttttcagGTATTATATAACATTTTCAGCTATTCAAATGAGAGTTGAAAATGTTATGTAAGATTAGTTGCAAAGTATTTAATAATTTATTGCGATAAACCAAATAAATAAATCCATAACATTGTAGTTGAAAGTGACATCCGTTCTCGTCAGAAGTTGAGTAATATTGGCTCTTTGCACAATAAATGGTGAAACTGAAACATCATACAATTTTCTGGAGAGTGGAAGTATTACCCAAGTCGGAGGGGTTTTATATCAAATTGTCCACCGAacttgttaaaatatatcaaataaTTACTCAATATTTACGGCGACTCATTTAAACCACTAAAATATTAGAATATATCACTCtgttaaatttttaatttttttaacagAAGTGTTGTGTTTGTTGTGTATTTCATTGATTATTATGGTTTATCAGCAAATTTGAGTCTCTCTCATCTGTATATCTGTTTAATTGGTTCTAAAATAATTGTTATCTTCACAAGTAAAATAAAAGCTGAATTGCAGTATTAATTTGACTAAAATTCAACAGAGAGATGAAAAAAATATGTTCTTTCAATTAGAACTCTCGTTGTTTATCTCAATTGTATGTGTCTGGCAGTTTAACAAAAATATACGACTACAAATTTTTAAAGCTAACGTTTTCcgttaaatttttttaaaaaactaaaaGAGTGATATATATTAGTATTTTAGTGGTTTAAATGAATCGCCGTAGAGATTGAGTAACTACTTGATACATTTTAACGAGTTCGATGGACAATTTGATATTAAACCCGAAGTCTGAGAGTAGGGGTAGAGGTCAGCAATTGGATTCTTAATACAAATGTGTCAAATTTTATGTAATTACTTTTAGAAAGAATGTCCAGAGTACCTCATATTTCAGTCCCAACTGCCCAAAATATCCAGATGCGCGCGGACTGCCTAAAATACTGACGGATTACACATTATAGCAGTGCGTATACAACCTTCAGTTTTTTTAAAGAATACGCATGTGTGCTATGCATATTCAGTTTTTGAAAAATAAGGAATACGCATGTCGGACATGCGTATGCGCTAAAAACAACTGACATGCGTATtctttataaatttttaaaaaacgAAATTCGTATATTGAACATGTGTATTTAACAGGTAATTTAGGCACTCCGTCCCGACAAATTGTATTTTGGACACTAAACACCCAAATGgtagatattttgatttttcaccCTTACTTTTATATATGACTAATTGAAGAattgactcagttggttaaagagaggaaatTATCCTCTTCGAAttccacgggaggagaatttatgattatgactcctgagtcagagtctgtcgcttaaatgcggtttaccttggttcacgtggtttgcaggctattgcgtgagcccgtagggtttacccagtacGCACCCGAAGGATAGCGGTTTcgggttatctacgataaaaaaaaatacaaatgTGCTAAATTTTACATAATTACTTATATTATATCTGGGACTAAATTGGCACTTTAAACAGAAAAACACTGTTCTAATCCCATACTCCTCAGTCCTCGAGCTTTAGGTCCATTTTAACTGAAAACTATGTACTGGGTAAGGAAAAATATTAATCCTCACAGATTTGCATGCACGAATTAATGTCCATCAAATAGTGAAATTCACATATTTACTcattttttgaataaattaatgTGTACGTTTTATGGACTTAACCTATAAAATTGTTATAAGTTGAAGTTAATTTTTGTTAACTGAGCTTACATAAAATCTTATTATTTTGAATTATACTGGATTTGACATGCatttaaataattttgaaaacgaATTAGAtcaatttttgaattattatcgaatttaattattaaatcagctttaatttgaattaaataatattaaatttgaatAAATCTCGAActatataatttaaaaaaaataaagttgCATTTAGTTAAAATCTAAAATTAACAAAATCTTATTAAAAAATCTAAATTTATCAACGATATATAATTACTTAAAAGAATACTATTTGTGTGATCATTAAATCATAGagtttaatttaaatatataatatttaatttatattattatataagaTAGCTAATATTATGTCATTATTTATTTGGTGAATagtaataaataaaatgattgagCTTTGTGACtataaaaattaagaaaaaaattaatttgaggTAAACGGTAACTAACACTATTGGTACAATTGATGAATTGGTGCCCGTGTGTATGCTCTAAAAAAAAGAAACTTATAATTCAATTCAAGGGGAGTAGTTCTGGAACAACATTAAACAAAAACAAACCAACATTTTAATTGAAACAAATATTTACTAGTTACTACTAGCAAGTAGCAACTCAACTGTATTAATTCACAGTCACACTATTAACAGAAGTATACAGAAGTATACATGGCTTTTTCTCTATTTCCATGAGTGTAGTTGTCTTCGCTTAATATATGATAACCAAGGCCTCCAATTATCTGAAAAAAAAGATATAATAAGCAAATGAAACATTAGGTTCAGGTGCGTACAGAAAGTGTTTACGGTTTTTACCCacttgcaacttgaaagtaaaGCAAAGATTATTGAAAAAAATGCAATTGAAAAAAAATGCAGGACTTTTAGCAGTCATGTATCACTTGTCAGCCTAATCGGTAAAACTGAATGACACAAGCATTGTCAAGGGATTTCACTAGATAAATCATTCAGATGGACTAATTTCATGGAAGTAGGATACCCTTTCCCCAAatagaaaattgaaaaaaaaacaGGTAGAAACAAAAATATTACTGTACTATTAACAGCTTCAAGCGCCTAACAAAGTGAAGATTACTCTGTAAATAGACAAGGCACTAgagaagaaactgagaaagtgGAAAGATATTCTTTACCTATTTGTCAACTCCAATGCAAGACATCTAGCGTGATTTAATAGTTGAAAGCTCTTTTCAAGATCATCTACTGAGGTAGCTAATTTTATATTCAAAAAGATCTCTTTGTAGGCTGTACGAAGTTCTTTTAGGTCCTCGGTTTCTTCTGCACAGGTATCACCATTAATTTTCATGAATTTCTTTGGTGCATGCTCTGCTTTGCTATCTGATGTAAACGGTTCTTTTGAGTGATTGCATGCCAGCCTGCTTTTTCTTCTGTTGCTTACTGCCGCTTCAAGCTTTGCAGCCATGATAACAGCTTGACTAATACAGGAAGGAGGCAGCTGCAGTTGAAGATATAGTTCATACCAAATTACAAGATAAAAACTGAAGGCAAGCAAGAACAAACTCAATGGTcaattttgttaatatttttcaCTAGATTCAACATCAGAGGAAGTGCAAACTAAATTTAGTTGATACTTCTCACCAGATAGAACTTTCCATGCCTACCAGTTGTTTTTGTAGCTTTGTACAAACTCCAACTTAAAGACAAATTTTCAATGTCAAAATTTGGTTCCATTTATAGGGACCAGAAGAGACAACCAACCTGAGCAAGCTGAGCAACTTTAAACCCGAAACTACTTTTTGAAACACCAGGAACAAGCTTATAAAGGTAAAGGACATCTTCATAGTTCATGTTGTCAACTATCTGATCATTATTTCTTTTTGTAGATGGATCTTTCGTAGACGTAAGATATGAAACATGGTAAGCTCCTACGGATCcaggaaattgagttttcagGTCAATAATTTTAGGGTAATGGGTGACGAATAAAATCATGCATCTTTTTTGCTCAAGTAGATACTGCAATGTAGCATAGGCAATTGCTACCCCGTCATGTGTGCTAGTTCCTCTTCCGAGCTCATCAATAATAACCAATGAGCGGGGTGAACTGTTGTGTAGTATGTTAGAAGCCTCGCTCAGTTCTTCCAAAAATGTGCTCCTTCCTTGCTGGATACTATCAGAAGAACCCATTCTAGTGTAAATGCCATCCAACACATGCAAGTTTGCAGAACAGGCTGGTACAAATGAGCCAACCTGTAGGGATTAGAAAACTTTTAGACTTCAATACAGTTATAGCACGCTTTCATCTTGCAAATATTGGAAACTGAAAGACTACGTAGAGCTATTCTGAATGTAATACTAATAGCAAACAGTGAGTACTTCATCTGACGAGTATTTAGGAAACAAAAAGTTAGGAAGCCCAGAGAAACAGTGAAGTTTCCTGCCATGATTTCCATGTAATATCATAATTCTGCCTTTCCGAGGAAGGATCAGTTGACAAATTATTCTGCGTCTATAACTAACATATAGATTGAACATGAACATTTCATAATCTGGACCATTTGAACTGATACCATCGATCTGCTTTTGTATGTAGCTATTTTTTCCTTGATTGCAAAAGAGATCATGACAAGGGTATGCTTTATTTTAAAGTTCAAACTTTAATgttaaagaaacttaagtatcTTTGCAGGAATGAGTAAAAACACCAAGCAATCAATATTTATGAAAAGTTATCTTCACATCAATATATAGTAATCCACGTGGATAATTTACCAACTACGCCATTGTGTTAAGCCTGACCATGGTTACTTCTAATAATAATCAAGGTCAAGAATGTCTTCACTCTCCACTCATTCTCTCTCTACCCAATTTCTTAATTACCCCTCCACTCATTCTCTCTCTTCTCCATTTCTCTCTAATTCTCCACCTATTCTCTCTCGTCCTCATTTCTTATTTACCCCTCCTCTAATATTCTATTTCTCAATTTCTTTAATTATCCATTAGgctattaatttttatttaactCTTTTGATCACTTTTCACTAATTTTGAACTTTTCTcgtttcttttttctttttcaaaATTGTAAACTAATAAAggtattattatttaataaaaagtCCATTTTTCTCAATTATCAACCATATTCCTTGCTTAAACTTAAGTAAATCACAATTATAATAGAGGATAGTTATTGTTTTACGAACCATACCTACATGTATCTCAAAGGAAAATGAAATGCCAGGTACTCCGAGTTGGTACCCAAAAAAATTTCAAATGCTTGTGTAACCTACATAAATGATAACATTCCTTATAATTAGATGAGACCCACGTGCATACATATGCGTCCAAGAATTGACACATGCCAAATGTGCCATGTTATTTGTAAAAAATATCGGGAACCAATTCAGGGGTACCTAGCACCATGTTATTTGTAAAAAATATCGGGAACCAATTCAGGGGTACCTAGCAGGCTAGCACTATTAATTACAAAATTTTTATTCacttttttattatatatatatatacataatttatcGACTAATATAATCATTTTTGATATTTCACAAAAAAGTCACTTTTCATATTTGGATAATTAGCCGCCAAAGATATTGGTTTTCTTTCGGAACCTTTTAAGTGGATCCAATACCAAGACGTGTTTCTAAAACGAACAAGATACGGGTAAATGTTTCGTCCGGTAAATGGTATAGCTCAATACATATAGATATAGATCGATCTTTAACGAAAACTTAgatttttaaatttgtttttatacgggtaaataatatttttatctTTCAACTCACGTCTAACTTGCAAACGGTTCATCGTTCATCGAACTCAAAAAACTTTTAAAGCATAATTCAACCAATTAAACCTTGCAATTCAGAGTCACTGAACTTTAGAATTTTCATGTCAATCtttaattttttatttgtaaaatacgATTTTCAATTTTTTCTTTTTGCAAAAAAGATGATTATACACTCAAGTGTAACCTCTATTTTAACCGAAAATAATTTAAGTTATATTCAGCAAACATAAATAAAGTTGCATATTTGATTGTTTTGGTTGTAAACCATATTTTCAGAAATATTTTTCAGAAGAGTAGAAtcacaaaaaatttaaaatatagtAATTTTTTGATAATTTCCCTACAATTTGTTATGCTTAATTATATGTACATATATGTAATAGCGggatataaatatttatttaacaatattctaaaaatattttatacattaaaaataaatatattatataaatatttaaacaaaaaatatttaatatCAACAAATTTATACTAAAGTATGTGTAATACGGGCATAATGCTTGTTCAGCTTAAAAGTTGATACTGAAAAAGAAATATTCCAACTACATACTAAGGGCATGTTTGGGCACAACTTATAAGTCATAAGTAAGTCAGCTTATGATTAATAAGCCCGCAACAACTTATttacgagtgtttgtcgacccatCTTATAAGTTggatttataacttataagcggataagttgaatgttagtatcGACCTACTTTTTCttaacttattttaatttttcacttttttattaacttaagttttaaaatatatgtttctaaatgttaatctaatctaaaattcacgaattaatataattatatttataaattatttatttttatttttaagtaaaaaaattctgacttacaaagtgaaattatccaaacacttatataacttataagtatttatctacttatcacttgtaagtcacttattcattttacgtcataagttacttattttaagatttcccaaacgggcactaACTGGCACTAACTGTATGAATATAGAACAAGCTTCGGCTATTCTCCATCAAATGTTACACAGATGAAATGAAAAACCACTTTTACATAGAAGCCATATAAAACGACATACTAATTTTCTTTTAGAAAACCGAAATAGCATGAACTCTTGCTTTATCTCATCTTCGTTCACTCAATTGTGCTTGGACCTGGAAAAATAAATCATTTTGCCTTGAATTGCTTAAATATTTTGTATCAAGGGACCTAATAAATTCCTTAATTTATCTTTTCTTTAGAAAATGGCTAGTTTTCCCCTTTCCAAATTCTCTGTTCAAAGTCGACAGATATACCAATAGTCAATTAGTAACAAGTACAGGGATCTTGAAACCACCTTGACAACATACTAATAATCCATAGTCACAAATGAGCAAGGTCAGCAAAATTAAACTAATTTCTATGTGCAAAGATATCTATTTAAAAAGTAGATATGAACATCTGAAAGAATTTTTACCTGAGCCATAATGGAAATAAGAGCGACTTGGCGAATATAACAACTCTTCCCACCCATATTCGGCCCTGTAATGATCTGACAGTACTCATTGTCAGAATGCAAGTTTGTATCGTTCGGGACAAAACTATCTTGTAGTATAGACTCGAGAACCTGGTCAATTACAAAAGGTAAATGtaaatcatataataatttgataacagaAGAAAATACTAATTCAAGATATGTGATGGATGATATAAAAGAGAACGCGGAATATACAGGAGGGTCAGATTGCAATTTTACATACTGGGTGACGACCAGAACGGATAGATATCTGAACAGGATCATCGTCATCCACGAAAACTGGACGAACATAACCCTGAAACCAAGAACATAAACAATTATTAACAATATATAGTGCAAGAAGCTGTATAGGTTCAATAGGCCTGAACCCTGTAAGACAACCTTATTTCTTGAAAGAATGGCAAGTGAATGTAAACAATCCAAAGAAGCTAATGCTTCAACAGCAGCTTGGAAATCAGAGTAGTGTCTACCAAATTCTTTGAGAAAACTATCCCAAGCAGCTCGGCAGATGTGAATGAGTTCTTCCGTAACCAGTGACAAGTGGTCCAGAGAAGTCAATACTTCAGGGGGATGATAACGTATAGTTTTCTTGGTACTATTTACCTTCACCCAGTTGGAAGGCACTTTCACATCTTCAGGCAGCTGTAATGAAGCTAAACTTGATTAAATAAGAAAAGCTTGTGCTTCTAGAGAAATAAAGCCCCATACATCAAGCAAAGCCTGTAATATGATGCATGGGCAGCTTATTACTAACCAAAAGAATATCACAACAGTTTAATAGGAGAATGTTAAGAATATAATAATATAGCACTGACGTCCAGTAAGTTGCCATTAATGCAATGTATTCAACTGCCAGCCGCATAGGCATCAATTTAAGATAATGTAAAGTAAAAGTTAAAAATATGAACTGAGGGATAATTCTTAAACTAAACTGAGGTATTTGAGCTTACAATTTGTAAAGAGTAATAATATTTACTGCAGTACCTCGATCAAGTGTGTTGTCCCCGAAACACTTGTGAATTCTAGATTGCGTTTACCAAGCTGTTTACGATAGGAATTTATCAATAAGTCTAATTTTTCTTTTGTACACTGAACTTTTCTTCTTGCTTCACCAACCTGGTAGATAATGTTTTTAAGGTCAGGATAAACACCAAAGATTAAAAAAAGAAATATGTACAAAGAGTTATATTATTCTGAAGATAACCTCTGAGAATTGTTCATCAGTACTAATGAATAAATTTTGAAGATCTTGTTTTTCAGCAGCATTCTTGTTCAAGGACGACAAAAGTTTTGCAGCAATACCAATGACACTGGATGATGAAGCTGTCAAAACCAATTTTCTTAGCAACACAGAGTGCACAATGTGTTTCCCTAAAATTGTCTTATGCCCTTCTTCCTCAACATGAAGCTCCTGAAGCTGCTTCCCGGTAACTAAGATGGCTTGAATAATAGCAACAAACTGTACCATCCAATAGAATGCAAAAAACTGTCAGGAGTTTCTATCAAAAGTATGTATATCAATGAGCATAAATAGATGACGTCTACCTAATCCAAACATCTCGTCATTTATCCCATGTCTTTACAGGTTGGTGTGTGAATGATACATTAGAATCCAGAAAAGGACACATTATAGTAACATATGCAAACTTCTAATTAAACATATAGAAAAGCAGTTAAGAATAAGGTAGAACCTCTGATGTTGTAGCTGTTCGATGAAATATTCTTGTAATGCCACGCTGAATATCAGGTGACCTTCCTAAGAAAGTCAAAACTGAAGAAAGAACGTGATGTAATTTGGGTCTCACAATAGTAACATCAGAGTCCCCCTCAGCAATGTTAGTATCTTGAGAAGCTTTGTACGAACCCATGGATTCGGCAATCTCAGAAACAGCATCAAGGCGGGAAAGAATCATGTTTTTGTGGCATAAGGGGTGAGTCACCTGCACCAGGAAACAGAAATTAGTGCATGaaaacataaattctgataagaatcACTAAAACAATGAAATTAGATCGAGGCATCCCATACCCAGTGCCTTAAAATCCTCGATCCAGATATGGTTAGTGTGTTGTTCATACATTGCAGCAATGAGCCCGACTCGGACCCGTCAAAattattccttaaaatctgaagtGGAATTGTTACACTCATCATAAAAATTATGCATTTTCAACAAAACAATCAACAAAATCTGTTAAATTAATTGAGAATGAAGGTCCACTATCTTATATTGACAATTGTACAACTTCCTCCTGTAAAGGGCAAGATATTGATTACTAAAGATATGAAGCTTCATCAGATTCACATGGTAAGCAATAATACTGCACATTTTACCCTAAACGGATATGCCTAAAACATTAAATTTAGAAGCTCTGCAGATATTTCTATATAGAGAA
It contains:
- the LOC141720704 gene encoding DNA mismatch repair protein MSH3 — protein: MGKQKQQVISRFFAPTPKTPSNPTPTPPPKISTTINFSPSKRALNSRFISPTKPSKTPKLSPHTHNPIPSLHQRFLDKLLQPSPELLQPSTSSSPSVKYTPLELQVVELKDKYPDVLLMIEVGYKFRFFGQDAENAARVLGIYAHMDHNFLTASVPTFRLNFYVRRLVAAGYKVGVVKQTETAAIKAHGSNRLGPFCRSLSALYTKATLEAAEDVGGGEEGFGSCSNYLLCVVENVDGGIESGCDSRIGIIAVEISTGDVIYGELNDNFMRSALEALLLRLSPAELLLGEPLSKQTEKLLLAYAGPTSNVRVEHMPQYSFNQDSALAEVMSLWDEKSESQLIRNFHEEETEKKTEGADCMTTEGIVDMPDMVVKALALTIRHLKQFGFEKILCSRASFRPLSGSMEMTLSANAMQQLEILRNNFDGSESGSLLQCMNNTLTISGSRILRHWVTHPLCHKNMILSRLDAVSEIAESMGSYKASQDTNIAEGDSDVTIVRPKLHHVLSSVLTFLGRSPDIQRGITRIFHRTATTSEFVAIIQAILVTGKQLQELHVEEEGHKTILGKHIVHSVLLRKLVLTASSSSVIGIAAKLLSSLNKNAAEKQDLQNLFISTDEQFSEVGEARRKVQCTKEKLDLLINSYRKQLGKRNLEFTSVSGTTHLIELPEDVKVPSNWVKVNSTKKTIRYHPPEVLTSLDHLSLVTEELIHICRAAWDSFLKEFGRHYSDFQAAVEALASLDCLHSLAILSRNKGYVRPVFVDDDDPVQISIRSGRHPVLESILQDSFVPNDTNLHSDNEYCQIITGPNMGGKSCYIRQVALISIMAQVGSFVPACSANLHVLDGIYTRMGSSDSIQQGRSTFLEELSEASNILHNSSPRSLVIIDELGRGTSTHDGVAIAYATLQYLLEQKRCMILFVTHYPKIIDLKTQFPGSVGAYHVSYLTSTKDPSTKRNNDQIVDNMNYEDVLYLYKLVPGVSKSSFGFKVAQLAQLPPSCISQAVIMAAKLEAAVSNRRKSRLACNHSKEPFTSDSKAEHAPKKFMKINGDTCAEETEDLKELRTAYKEIFLNIKLATSVDDLEKSFQLLNHARCLALELTNR